From Lucilia cuprina isolate Lc7/37 chromosome 4, ASM2204524v1, whole genome shotgun sequence:
CAATTATAACCGTATGCCACCAACACATCCGAACAGCAATGGTGCAGTAAGTTCGGGTGAGCACCTGGGCGGCAGTGCCACCCAGCAAAAAGCACCACGAAACTTTAAGTTGCTTTCGGATCCAGCAATTACGAAAGGCGCCAATAAATTGTACCGTTTCGATGGTGTAGTTCCAAACGATTCTACTTATCCCACGGTTATGCCTCGAGATCCCCGCAATCCTGTGGTGCGCTTACGGGCAAGACCAGTTGAACCAATGGTGTTGTCTGTTCCTAggtacaaaattaataaatggaatttttgcatataaattacaatttttatcttaaataggCTAAAAATCGACCACAACTATGTTGGTAGTCCGCCGGCCATAGAAATAACaatgacaaatttaaatgaTAACATCGACAAGCAATTTTTGGCGCGAATGCTTGATAAATGTGGAGTATATGATGAGATTGTCATTCACCATCATCCGACCACAAATAAACATCTGGGAATAGCAAGAATTGTATTTGAAAATGTAAAGGCTGCCCGACAATGTATTGAAAAATATCACCAGAAATCGGTGATGGGGAAGGTAAGACATAttataaaatgaatataatTAAGATGTATAATTGTGTATTTACAGATTTTAAGCGTTTTTCACGATCCATTTGGTACTATTTGCAAACAAACAGTAGAAAATTTAACATCAACGAAACCAAAGCTTTCGACTGCCACAAGCACCGCTACAGGAGTTACTACTGGTGCACCACCTTTACCAAATACTGAGCTAGATACACATGCTGCAACAATAACATCAACAACGACCACTGTTGCTCATTTGGAATATCAACATGAATATATATCGCATGTGTCACAGGATGGTTTTGATGCAACAGTAGCAACTTATCAGCATTCTTACCGGTCGGAACGTGAATATGAAAGATTTAGTCATAGCCGAACAGACAGATACGTTGAAGAAGATAGGACTTCGTATCGTGATAAGCGCAAAGATCGAGCACAAAGTCGTGAAAGATACGGATCTTTATCTGTTGGTCAACGCCATGACAAAGATAGGTCGAAACACCATCACCATTATCATAAACGTGACCGTTCTAGAGAACATAGTGACGAACGCGGCTGTATAAGTGTCAGACGCGATCGAGATCGTGATAGAGTGCGTGATTATGAAAGATCGCGAGATCGGGATCGCGATAGACGTGACCGTGAACGTGACTATCGCGAAAGAGACCGAGAAAGGTCAAATGATCGAGATCGTGACCGCGATCGCTCGGTTAAGGCACGTGGAAGTGAAAAGTACAATTCAACGTCACGGTATTCTCGGGATTATGTAGACACATCTTCGAGTGGTGCAGCTCCAAAACCTTATCCATCTCCTAGTAGTACGGTGTATTATCCTCTTCAAACTGGTACGCAGCCCCCTGTACATGTGGTGGGATCTTCCATTCCAGGTGCTTATCCGTATCATGCCTATGGATATCCAAGTGATAACAATCCTACTCCTCATATTTGGCCGGGAGGAAATAGATCATGGCCCGCCCATCAACCACCACTGCAACCACAAAGTCAGCCACCTCTGCCACCTCCTCCTCCTGACGGAACACCCGACTGGGATGAACCAGAACCACCTCCCCCCGGTGGATATTCTAGTCAGGATGAAATGGCATCCAGCAATATGAAAAAAGATCGAAAAGAAACATCCACAAGCAATAAATCATCGAAGGAAAATAATTCATTTGCAACGTCAGATAAAACAGATTTAACAACTGAAACGGATTTGGGTAATGTTGATTTAGACACACGCATCGCACTCATGTTCAAGGGAAAATCGTTTGGCAACGCTCCACCTTTTCTACAGATGGATAGTAGTGAATCAGATGCAGAAAAAGGTGCACAAGGTGAAGAAGAAGAGGGTGAAGTAAATTCAGATTCGAATGAGCGGTCGaaacgtttaaataaaaagaaacgtCAAATATCATCTTCAATGTTGAATAGAATAAACAATGTTGAGCACGGGGCAAGTGATATTTCATCCAGTGACGATGAGATTTTGCTTAAAAAGGATTCTTACAGTCCAATATATCCTGGTCATTTGAAACAAAAGGACGACGATCGTATGTCGCTTTCTAGTTTATCGTCCAATGAAGGCGTAAAAAAACAGGGAACCGATAAAGataaatctaaacaaaaatcTTCACTGCAGTCATCTGTAACTTCGATGATATCAACATCTGAAATAAGTGCAAGTGTTGCTGCCTATGTGTATCCTCCACATCCATCCTCTAACACTTATTATTATCCTGGAGGAGGATATCCCTCGTATCCATCAGCAGATAGTGCTTCAGCACAGTACCTACATCCCGCCTACATACAATCGTCTTATTTGCCGGGTATTAGCGGTAGCTTGCCCACATTTGGCGCGAATACCGCTTCCTCCTATAATGACCCTTATGGTGATGCATACAAATTTTATCGCAGCGATGGATATTCCACATACATGGGTCACATTTCAAATGTTTACAATGAAGATCCATACAAAAGACACATCGAAGAGGTGGTGAAGAAAGTAAGTGACGAACTTAAACAGATATTAAAGCgcgattttaacaaaaaaatgattgaaaataccgcctttaaaaattatgaagcTTGGTGGGatgaacaaatacaaaaaagccGTCGGAACAAGAGTGAAAATGAAAAGGCTGCATCTGAAAAATCCTCAGGTATAGTGTCGGTCGGGCTAAATAGTACCACTGCTCCAACGACTAATCGCATAGATAAACCGCCTGATATTAACCAGTTGATTAATAGTCATCGAGATTTATCAGATTTTAATTCGGCATACCCGGCCCTGGGATTACGTGCCTCGATTCCTAAATTGCCGTCCTTTCGTCGAATACGTAAACAGCCCAGTCCTAAATCACAAAAGGCTGACGTTGAAAAACATCTTAGCGATCAAGAGGAAATGGTGCACGGCTCAGATTCCGAAAAAGATGATTCGAATTTAAGCTCAATCGCATTAGCAAACACTAGTAGCAGCGCCAAAGATGCGAAAGACTCCACGAATCAATCTTTCAAAGCAAAAACATCATCCAGCACTCCAGCAGCGAGGGTAAAACGAAAAGGAAGCTCCTCGAGCTTTTTTTCATCTTCTTCATCCAGTGGTGGTGAcaatgatgatgaagatgatgacgaTATGGAAGGTGATGCGGACGGAAGTTCAGGGGATGAAGATGAAAGTGCTAGTGAAGATGAATTAAGCTCAATATCAGAAGATGACATAAAAAGCAAAGCTCGCAAAGAAAAAAGTCACCAAAAATCACGGCAGACAATTACAAGAGATCTCTACTCTGacactgatgatgatgatggacCCAAAACATCAGTTAATATTATGATACCAACACAGGCTACTACAAGAAATAGCACTGTAATAGAGAAAAAGAGCATATACTCCGATTCAGACgaggaaacaaaaatattggaaaaagaaTCTAAATCGGAAAAACTCAGTCATAAATCGGAAAAACTCAGTTCAAAAGCAGAACTGTTAGCAACAAATGCTTCCGATCTGGAAGACATAAGCAAAGACAGTTCGCTCAGTTTGGTTGAAGATTCACAAGACtataatgaaacaaaaacacGAAATAATGCTGATCCTAATTTAAAATCAGCCAATTTTAGTGAATCTCAATCAAAAGTGGAAAATACTGAAAAGAAAAATGATCAGAAACAACTCGAAAGCAAGCCCGATCAAAGCCAAAGGAAAAGTGTATTCGAATATGACAGAATATATAGTGATTCCGAAGAAGAGCGGGAATACCAAGAGCGTAGAAGACGTAACACTGAATATATGGCTCAAATTGAGCGTGAATTTCTCGAAGAACAAGAACGAAAATTGCGGGAAGAACAAGATGCTAGTGGAACGAAAATGACACCACCATCAATAAAGGAAGATGATACTTTAACGACATCAGCCGTAAGATCTAATCGACCATCATTATTTGTTTCTCGTAAATCGCTTAGCACTGAAATGCCTGCAACGCCCGATATTACGAAACTTCCCCCTACTCCTGGTGCTCGATTAATGGGTGAACTTGACTTGGTCAGTTGCTCAAATACTGCGGATAAACAGCGGGACAAAACTAGTACTGGAAaggttaaaaaagaaaagactGTAACAAACTCCAAGACTGAAACGGGTAGACCTAAGAAAgattcaaaatcaaaaattcaaaatgctCAAGAAGTTCAAATGCAATCGACATCAACAGAGAAAAAAGCACCCTCAAGCGAATCGTCGTATTCCAGTGTATCAGCACATATTACAGCGGATACACCAAATATGACTTCCACGTCAGTCAGTTCAAATGGTTTTGTCGCTAATGAACTCAAAATTCAGGCAACAGTAACCCTTGGTACCATCGAAAATAAAACCGATTCTATCCTCCAGTCTAGAAGAAATCAGTCCAAATCCACCAACGAACTCTTGACACTGAAACCGCGACCATTAGATGCATCCCAAACAGAGGAGGAAAATTATGATATCAAGATGTCGCCTACGTCTTCAGATGGAGGATCCAGTCAAGCTAGTCAAGCCAGTCAAGTAGCATTGGAGCATTGTTACTCTTTACCTCCAGAGGCCGATACATCCAAACCAAAGAACTTGTCACCCATTCTACAACATGGAGAAACAGCTCGGAAAAAGCAACAATATTTGGTTCATGATCACGGAGGGTACGCTACTCCACCTACGCCACGTGCTTCAATTTCCGAAGACTTCGTTCCACCACATATTTCCCAACAGTCCAATACTTTAACATCAGCTAAGCCCGGACCTGGAAGACCCCGTAAAGATTCCGCTCGAACGAAAAAGAAAGAGGACTCTTCGTCGCACCGAACATCTGGGAAACGAACACACTCTTTAGAAATATCCTCTGCAGCAGCATACAACAATTACGCAAAGGCAATGGCAGACTTTGTTCCGAGAGAAATGTTTAAACCGCGTGAGGCCACTGATGAAATGATGGTTCTTTACGAATTTCTTACTCGTGGAATTGATGCAGAAGATATTCAGTATGTACGAAAATGTTATGAAATGCATTTGCAGGAAGACACATACGggtatgtaatttttatttattcaaatgtaATACATGTATCCATTTTGgcaaatattatattacaagaattcttaatataaatgaaaacatcCATGTCTCTTAACGACCCCtacaaatgtatattaaatattatagataTAATATGAACAATGTATCCCAAGTATCAGTTGTTACTGATAGTGTAAATGCTGGTTTCGCATTACGAAATTCTTTAgtataatgtaaaataatttaatatgattttacaaaaataattttttttttacgattttttaaattccatatgttaattcattatttttgtaaatttaaatattgttataattaaacGTTCGGCTTCTTTAACATAAGCAGCtattttttcgtaattttaaaatgataagcttaaacaaaaaaattgtaacaatattattttagtttgtaaaattaaaaataattcttgttTATTACTATATAATTTTGGGCTTAAATGTTCTACTCAAAACGGCTGcgattttcataatattttaaccaGTTGTatcaaaactaattaaaaattgttcaatgttaaaatatttattctttggttaaaatgttttctttttctcattttttaagAAGTGTAAATGTTTTTAACTGATGATGTAGTATATCTTCCGCATTATATATTATTCAAAGGGGCTTTTGAAAAGCTTTCAAACGATGTATAACCTTAAAAAATTGTGCGCCATCtggaaaaaatgtaatttttaggCAAATTTTAGAATTTCTCTTTGATTaactcaatattttttttataaattacttcaTTTATTTTGAACGTTTAGTTATTATATtcacatttaaattgaaaaaatatgattcgttttaaccaatttttaacaaaattataatttttcatacgATATACGCACATGGACAAAAGTGATCGTCACCTAACTTCTTTTTGTTTGGAGGTCCATTACGTacagaaaaaatacaaacacaaaatttaagaGTTGGGAAAGATTTTAGAGAACATTTATTTCAGATTAATGGAACaagaatttaagaaatatataaaataacgaaTTATAATACCACAAATGTTGTTTCGGGGCACTAACATGcatatttctttattgtttttttttttttttgcttgtgggaatttattataattttccactaTTCTATTGATGTTTCCTTTCTTTGTTGGctcatttttgcaattttttaagtttaattgctTTAATTACTGAACACCAAGAAGTTAAACTGTgactttttttacaacaataacgttACGCTCACAGACGAGTTTTGTGTAACTgtaacacatatgtaagaatgtCACTCTCTCtcaaaacttcaaaactttgtcgcgaaaatttGTGGCTTATAGcactttaaagtattttttatcacttaacattatattttattatttttttgcacattttaaatgcatttaatagcccgaaaagaatctattttttacaaacaaaaaaaaatattataataatattataataaaaacataatatttatttttttttgacattaaatttttgtcgttgaaattaaaactgaaaaagacaatgttgtaaatattcgtatggtacaagaaaaaatatttgaaataaatgatttattttttcaataatgcaaattaaaaagctaaaatacATTcatctaaaatgtttatagataaattacgttgcaaaatatttaaagaaatcttttaaaataaaaatttaaatataataagtttttcaatatttttaatctactttttacaactattttgccttgagaattctactaatacattcatAGAGTTATTAGGTACCGACAGACAG
This genomic window contains:
- the LOC111687085 gene encoding histone-lysine N-methyltransferase SETD1 is translated as MYDLMDNNYNRMPPTHPNSNGAVSSGEHLGGSATQQKAPRNFKLLSDPAITKGANKLYRFDGVVPNDSTYPTVMPRDPRNPVVRLRARPVEPMVLSVPRLKIDHNYVGSPPAIEITMTNLNDNIDKQFLARMLDKCGVYDEIVIHHHPTTNKHLGIARIVFENVKAARQCIEKYHQKSVMGKILSVFHDPFGTICKQTVENLTSTKPKLSTATSTATGVTTGAPPLPNTELDTHAATITSTTTTVAHLEYQHEYISHVSQDGFDATVATYQHSYRSEREYERFSHSRTDRYVEEDRTSYRDKRKDRAQSRERYGSLSVGQRHDKDRSKHHHHYHKRDRSREHSDERGCISVRRDRDRDRVRDYERSRDRDRDRRDRERDYRERDRERSNDRDRDRDRSVKARGSEKYNSTSRYSRDYVDTSSSGAAPKPYPSPSSTVYYPLQTGTQPPVHVVGSSIPGAYPYHAYGYPSDNNPTPHIWPGGNRSWPAHQPPLQPQSQPPLPPPPPDGTPDWDEPEPPPPGGYSSQDEMASSNMKKDRKETSTSNKSSKENNSFATSDKTDLTTETDLGNVDLDTRIALMFKGKSFGNAPPFLQMDSSESDAEKGAQGEEEEGEVNSDSNERSKRLNKKKRQISSSMLNRINNVEHGASDISSSDDEILLKKDSYSPIYPGHLKQKDDDRMSLSSLSSNEGVKKQGTDKDKSKQKSSLQSSVTSMISTSEISASVAAYVYPPHPSSNTYYYPGGGYPSYPSADSASAQYLHPAYIQSSYLPGISGSLPTFGANTASSYNDPYGDAYKFYRSDGYSTYMGHISNVYNEDPYKRHIEEVVKKVSDELKQILKRDFNKKMIENTAFKNYEAWWDEQIQKSRRNKSENEKAASEKSSGIVSVGLNSTTAPTTNRIDKPPDINQLINSHRDLSDFNSAYPALGLRASIPKLPSFRRIRKQPSPKSQKADVEKHLSDQEEMVHGSDSEKDDSNLSSIALANTSSSAKDAKDSTNQSFKAKTSSSTPAARVKRKGSSSSFFSSSSSSGGDNDDEDDDDMEGDADGSSGDEDESASEDELSSISEDDIKSKARKEKSHQKSRQTITRDLYSDTDDDDGPKTSVNIMIPTQATTRNSTVIEKKSIYSDSDEETKILEKESKSEKLSHKSEKLSSKAELLATNASDLEDISKDSSLSLVEDSQDYNETKTRNNADPNLKSANFSESQSKVENTEKKNDQKQLESKPDQSQRKSVFEYDRIYSDSEEEREYQERRRRNTEYMAQIEREFLEEQERKLREEQDASGTKMTPPSIKEDDTLTTSAVRSNRPSLFVSRKSLSTEMPATPDITKLPPTPGARLMGELDLVSCSNTADKQRDKTSTGKVKKEKTVTNSKTETGRPKKDSKSKIQNAQEVQMQSTSTEKKAPSSESSYSSVSAHITADTPNMTSTSVSSNGFVANELKIQATVTLGTIENKTDSILQSRRNQSKSTNELLTLKPRPLDASQTEEENYDIKMSPTSSDGGSSQASQASQVALEHCYSLPPEADTSKPKNLSPILQHGETARKKQQYLVHDHGGYATPPTPRASISEDFVPPHISQQSNTLTSAKPGPGRPRKDSARTKKKEDSSSHRTSGKRTHSLEISSAAAYNNYAKAMADFVPREMFKPREATDEMMVLYEFLTRGIDAEDIQYVRKCYEMHLQEDTYGFWLNNTHWVDHCVTDRAFVPPPNKKRKKDDELKRHVTGCARTEGYYKLDVREKAKHKYHHAKANVENSQSVDRADDQQTNQHNKLVSKMQGISREARSNQRRLLTAFGSIGESELLKFNQLKFRKKQLKFAKSAIHDWGLFAMEPIAADEMVIEYVGQMIRPIVADLRETKYEAIGIGSSYLFRIDMETIIDATKCGNLARFINHSCNPNCYAKVITIESEKKIVIYSKQPIGVNEEITYDYKFPLEDEKIPCLCGAQGCRGTLN